In Arthrobacter sp. StoSoilB5, one genomic interval encodes:
- a CDS encoding crosslink repair DNA glycosylase YcaQ family protein: MTASLSLSQARRIALAAQGLAKVRPAGPVTPRAVGRTFAQIQLVQIDSVNVLARSHYLPFFSRLGNYDPAILHSMAGRKPRKMMEYWAHEASYIRPEHFQDLLHWQKRAWVGAHHLEPTVRIAMEERILAALEAGPPMTASALTAQLGHTEDAELENWGWNWNTVKRVLEHLFEEGRVSAASRTPQFERLYTLTSRVLPGSVRAGMDADAALDRLMEAAALAHGIGTVRCFADYFRTPLKAGADSVQRLLRAGRLERVSVRGWDRETYRHVEARLPRRAEGRALLSPFDSLVFERRRLEELFGFHYRIEIYTPAAKRRFGYYVLPFLLREAIVARVDLKAERATSQLLVRSAYGEPGAPADTAVELSAELWLMAEWLGLQEVVVWPVGDLAAPLSEAVAWGPIGLWEPERQSSPLTGEPGSVALVSPVD; the protein is encoded by the coding sequence ATGACAGCTTCGCTGAGCCTGTCACAGGCGCGGCGGATCGCATTGGCAGCCCAAGGATTGGCGAAAGTCCGGCCCGCCGGCCCCGTGACCCCACGGGCGGTGGGCCGGACCTTTGCCCAGATCCAGCTTGTCCAGATCGACTCCGTGAACGTGCTGGCGCGGAGCCACTATCTGCCATTCTTTTCGCGGCTGGGAAACTATGACCCGGCAATCCTTCATTCCATGGCGGGAAGGAAGCCGCGCAAAATGATGGAGTACTGGGCTCACGAGGCCAGCTACATCCGGCCAGAGCATTTTCAAGACCTGCTGCATTGGCAAAAGCGCGCGTGGGTGGGTGCGCATCACTTGGAACCCACGGTGCGCATTGCCATGGAAGAACGAATCCTCGCAGCCCTTGAGGCCGGACCGCCCATGACGGCGTCGGCCTTGACCGCACAGCTTGGGCACACCGAGGACGCTGAACTGGAGAATTGGGGCTGGAACTGGAACACGGTAAAGCGCGTTCTGGAGCACTTATTTGAGGAAGGTCGCGTTTCGGCGGCTTCACGGACGCCCCAATTTGAACGTCTATATACACTTACCTCCAGGGTCCTGCCAGGTTCCGTACGGGCCGGCATGGATGCGGACGCCGCCCTTGACCGGCTCATGGAAGCAGCCGCGTTGGCCCATGGCATTGGAACGGTCCGATGTTTTGCCGACTACTTTCGAACCCCGCTGAAGGCGGGGGCCGACTCGGTGCAGCGACTTCTCCGGGCAGGCCGGCTGGAGCGCGTTTCCGTGCGCGGTTGGGACCGGGAAACCTACCGGCACGTCGAGGCCAGGCTGCCACGCAGAGCCGAAGGCCGAGCCTTATTGAGTCCTTTTGACTCGCTGGTGTTCGAGCGGCGCCGATTGGAAGAGTTGTTCGGGTTCCACTACCGGATTGAAATCTACACGCCCGCTGCCAAACGCCGTTTCGGATACTACGTTCTGCCCTTCCTGCTCAGGGAAGCCATCGTGGCACGAGTCGATTTGAAGGCTGAAAGAGCCACAAGCCAACTTCTGGTTCGTTCCGCTTATGGTGAGCCAGGAGCACCAGCGGATACCGCCGTCGAGCTTTCCGCCGAACTGTGGCTTATGGCCGAATGGCTGGGCCTTCAGGAAGTTGTTGTGTGGCCGGTGGGGGATCTCGCGGCTCCGCTGTCTGAGGCAGTGGCTTGGGGTCCCATCGGGCTCTGGGAACCAGAACGCCAAAGCAGTCCGCTCACAGGGGAACCCGGCAGCGTGGCGTTGGTCTCTCCCGTAGACTGA
- the raiA gene encoding ribosome-associated translation inhibitor RaiA yields MEFMISGRNLTVSDRFREYAGEKISKIESLGDKVQRVDAKVSKETNPRQTPGQLTVEVTVLGRGPVIRAEATAADKFAAFDLAYNKLLERLRRAKDRKKVHHGRHTPKAVREATASLEPASASEPIYVGATSQEEPAPQVDERSPYEIENDIPAGDSPVLIRRKVFPAASLTLDDAVDNMELVGHNFYLFLDKETNAPSVVYRRSGWTYGVITLDSTCEPGEEAVEEKIHAYRSDDQAATAK; encoded by the coding sequence ATGGAGTTCATGATCAGCGGACGAAATCTGACAGTTTCTGACCGCTTTCGCGAATATGCCGGCGAGAAGATCTCAAAGATTGAATCGCTGGGGGACAAAGTCCAGCGAGTCGACGCCAAGGTTTCCAAGGAGACCAATCCCCGGCAAACGCCGGGACAGCTCACCGTTGAAGTGACAGTCCTGGGCCGAGGCCCTGTTATCCGTGCCGAGGCCACAGCCGCTGACAAATTTGCTGCCTTCGATCTTGCGTACAACAAGCTGCTTGAGCGGCTGCGTCGCGCAAAGGATCGGAAGAAGGTGCACCATGGGCGCCACACGCCCAAGGCCGTTCGGGAAGCAACGGCCTCCCTTGAGCCCGCGAGTGCCAGCGAGCCAATCTACGTAGGGGCCACCAGCCAGGAAGAACCTGCACCCCAGGTCGATGAGCGGTCGCCCTACGAAATCGAGAACGACATCCCAGCGGGAGATTCACCCGTTTTGATCCGTCGTAAGGTTTTCCCGGCAGCATCCCTCACACTCGATGATGCAGTGGACAACATGGAACTCGTGGGGCACAACTTCTACCTGTTCCTGGACAAAGAAACCAATGCGCCCTCGGTTGTTTACCGGCGCAGTGGCTGGACTTATGGTGTGATTACCCTCGACTCCACCTGCGAGCCCGGCGAGGAAGCCGTGGAGGAGAAGATCCACGCTTACCGCTCCGACGATCAGGCGGCCACTGCCAAGTAA
- a CDS encoding phosphoribosyltransferase family protein, translating to MIDALNHVPSAADGPQSAKRIRRMLDPDVVARDPSAPPRRGRDRRPLGRLMASLQRALMELLALLVPVDCVCCGVEDTALCSRCAKRVRQLCRKPFRAEQESPALVDVDGTAKLGVVAAGPYRDELSQSLLSFKSFGQWRLAEVLAPCLGNAVRAAIGDQPGVCLIPVPSSGKAFRRRGFSPVHLLLGCMGRRGMLAECAGLDALEKTRRLLEDPALAVTCKDLIRNGISAILGADAGSRSSGQKGLGRGERARRVRGSMRVRARYAEKIRGQRCVVVDDVLTTGATLAEAARAVSAAGGIVCGAVVLAATRPPAYASNTVGDEPHRVVKTQTKNK from the coding sequence ATGATCGATGCCTTGAACCACGTTCCTTCTGCCGCTGATGGTCCCCAATCCGCGAAACGCATCCGGCGCATGCTTGACCCGGATGTCGTGGCCCGGGACCCCTCTGCACCTCCGCGACGCGGAAGGGATCGGCGTCCATTGGGGCGCCTGATGGCCAGCCTGCAAAGGGCATTGATGGAGTTGCTTGCACTTCTCGTTCCCGTTGATTGCGTCTGCTGCGGCGTGGAAGATACCGCTCTGTGCAGCCGTTGTGCCAAGCGGGTGCGTCAGCTTTGCAGGAAGCCTTTCAGGGCCGAACAGGAATCGCCCGCGCTTGTGGATGTCGATGGCACTGCAAAGCTGGGCGTGGTCGCCGCAGGACCCTACAGGGATGAACTTTCCCAGTCCCTGTTGTCGTTCAAAAGCTTCGGCCAGTGGCGGCTGGCAGAAGTGTTGGCGCCGTGCCTCGGGAACGCTGTTCGCGCGGCCATTGGCGATCAGCCGGGGGTTTGCCTTATTCCTGTTCCCAGCAGCGGCAAGGCATTCCGGAGACGGGGTTTCAGCCCTGTACACCTTCTGCTCGGCTGTATGGGCAGACGCGGGATGTTGGCCGAATGCGCGGGCCTGGATGCTCTTGAGAAGACACGGCGCCTCCTCGAGGACCCTGCGCTGGCCGTGACCTGCAAAGACCTGATTCGAAATGGCATCAGCGCCATCCTTGGCGCGGACGCGGGCAGCCGTTCCAGCGGCCAAAAAGGACTCGGCCGGGGTGAGCGTGCCAGGCGTGTGCGGGGTTCCATGAGAGTTCGAGCCCGCTATGCGGAAAAAATCCGTGGGCAAAGATGCGTGGTTGTGGACGATGTCCTCACCACCGGAGCTACCCTCGCAGAGGCCGCCCGGGCGGTGTCCGCGGCCGGAGGGATAGTCTGCGGCGCCGTTGTTCTTGCGGCCACGAGGCCACCAGCCTACGCCTCGAATACCGTTGGGGACGAGCCGCATCGTGTGGTTAAGACGCAAACAAAAAATAAGTAG
- a CDS encoding LpqB family beta-propeller domain-containing protein, with amino-acid sequence MRALDTARRRTFVAVLAAIMVLLASCAQIPRSGPVGKSHDEGAGNPNAPVFFPAAPRAGSTPEAVIEDFYMAGSGYEDDYPVARQYLTQAQAVTWKPDKRAIVFRGAEVVKTAVENEYLYEVDLAYSVDADGIATQFPPGTKETIPVSLEKVEGEWRISKVPDGTAIPEETFKVIYGAFPIYFYDPTFTYAVPDYRWFIKKKTVKSMTSALLAGPAPYLRGAVVSAFPSGMKLARESVPVVSGAAQVDLSAKELFDASAEDRQRMQNQLALTFRGQPDVINVQLRADQDLVRVEDNGTVLPPVVDKNVPARQVAVNNGDLVRYENNRVSPLPDIQSVAGLGPHSPAESPVSQTVAFLNGDKTTLYSIEPGQVARQLTTRSTLTGPSFSPHDWVWTAGPGARGNTEVVAFKPTGVAPGMAVPAVTMSPTWLSGRTVKDFRISREGTRALVISEANGKAVVQVTGIVRNADGVPKDLTAPITLFSSTSPDQGVWVNGSTVAVMASSATATVVPELLSLTSGEPQQLAPWDGLVSLSAGNGSEQIYGQSNAGIFQRVGNGWELQLKGPTEPAFPG; translated from the coding sequence ATGAGGGCCCTCGACACCGCCCGCAGGCGGACGTTCGTGGCCGTGCTGGCGGCAATCATGGTTTTGTTGGCCTCATGTGCCCAGATTCCCCGGTCCGGTCCAGTGGGGAAAAGCCACGACGAGGGCGCTGGAAACCCTAACGCGCCTGTGTTCTTTCCTGCAGCACCGCGCGCTGGCTCTACGCCAGAAGCCGTCATTGAGGATTTCTACATGGCTGGCAGCGGTTATGAGGACGACTACCCTGTAGCACGGCAATATTTGACGCAAGCCCAAGCCGTGACGTGGAAGCCGGATAAGCGGGCCATAGTTTTCCGCGGGGCGGAAGTGGTTAAGACGGCCGTGGAGAATGAATACCTCTATGAAGTAGACCTTGCCTACTCAGTCGATGCCGACGGAATTGCCACGCAGTTCCCACCTGGAACGAAGGAGACCATCCCCGTCTCCCTTGAAAAAGTGGAGGGGGAGTGGCGGATCTCCAAGGTGCCGGATGGTACCGCGATTCCGGAAGAGACGTTCAAAGTCATTTACGGCGCCTTTCCCATCTACTTCTATGACCCGACGTTCACCTATGCGGTGCCGGACTACCGCTGGTTCATCAAAAAGAAGACCGTTAAGTCCATGACCAGCGCCCTGCTCGCCGGCCCTGCGCCTTATTTGCGCGGTGCCGTTGTGAGCGCCTTTCCCTCCGGGATGAAGTTGGCCCGGGAATCTGTCCCGGTGGTTTCCGGAGCAGCCCAGGTGGATTTGTCTGCCAAAGAACTCTTCGACGCATCAGCAGAAGACCGCCAACGGATGCAGAATCAGCTGGCATTAACTTTCAGAGGGCAACCGGACGTCATTAACGTCCAGCTTCGCGCCGACCAGGACCTGGTCCGCGTAGAGGATAACGGAACTGTTCTTCCGCCGGTTGTAGACAAGAACGTCCCTGCCCGCCAGGTTGCCGTCAACAACGGCGACCTGGTGCGCTATGAGAACAACCGTGTTTCGCCATTGCCGGACATTCAATCCGTTGCAGGGTTGGGCCCCCACTCACCCGCGGAGTCGCCGGTATCCCAAACCGTTGCCTTCCTCAACGGCGACAAAACCACCTTGTATTCAATCGAGCCGGGTCAAGTGGCCCGCCAACTGACCACCCGAAGCACGTTGACCGGGCCTTCGTTCAGTCCGCATGATTGGGTTTGGACGGCAGGGCCTGGTGCCAGGGGAAACACTGAAGTTGTGGCGTTCAAGCCCACTGGCGTTGCCCCGGGAATGGCTGTACCCGCGGTGACCATGTCTCCCACGTGGCTTTCCGGGCGGACAGTCAAGGATTTCCGGATCTCGCGCGAAGGTACCCGGGCGCTGGTGATATCCGAGGCGAACGGAAAAGCGGTGGTCCAGGTGACGGGCATTGTCCGCAACGCAGACGGCGTGCCCAAGGATCTCACGGCTCCCATCACCCTTTTTAGTTCCACCTCGCCTGACCAAGGAGTGTGGGTTAACGGTTCCACCGTTGCCGTCATGGCCAGTTCGGCTACGGCCACCGTGGTACCGGAGTTGCTCTCGCTTACATCGGGGGAGCCCCAGCAATTGGCGCCTTGGGACGGCCTCGTGAGCCTGAGCGCAGGGAATGGGTCCGAACAGATTTACGGCCAATCCAATGCTGGAATCTTTCAGCGGGTCGGCAACGGGTGGGAGCTTCAGCTTAAGGGCCCCACCGAGCCTGCCTTCCCTGGCTGA
- the mtrB gene encoding MtrAB system histidine kinase MtrB has translation MWRARIWTRRGLILVLRVSRLVAIGVRQIRPGLRFLWRSLLRRWRRSLEFRTVLTTLLLAVTSFAIVGAYLSNQIANNLFQERLAQAESESRYNVKQVQDTFDGAQVTDQSSVITLVYDTLTAVEGRGSVIQRRYVFEAVPEQTKPRNRWVESRASDQLTVRVIPPELRKAVQDGGKQQFWASMQFPVGNEDRPGIAVGNKVTFNGTAYELYLIYDLNTAQKTLDEIQNVLWAGGAALVLMIGAIAWYVTRNVVSPVSHAAVVSEKLAAGQLQERMVVKGEDEVARLGASFNHMAASLQEQITQLATLSQMQQRFVSDVSHELRTPLTTVRMAAEVLYDAREDFDPMNKRSAELLYHQVERFQSLLSDLLEISRFDAGAAVLDAEPQDIFQVLSHVMEGAAPVAAEYGSEVRLNARQKSIIVEMDSRRIDRILRNLLLNALEHGEGKPIHISVAANHDAVAVAVRDHGIGMSQAEAARVFDRFWRADPARARTTGGSGLGLSIAAEDTKLHNGWLQAWGRKGAGSNFRLTLPLRRGGTILKSPLQLEPADIEMPGAASERQMLVLGTGFGAGKGKFDAGTPLSGDDGKGDAS, from the coding sequence ATGTGGCGCGCCCGGATTTGGACCCGACGTGGCCTGATCCTGGTCCTCAGGGTTTCCCGCCTCGTCGCGATTGGTGTCCGGCAGATACGGCCGGGACTTCGCTTCCTCTGGCGTTCGTTGCTAAGGCGGTGGCGGCGGTCATTGGAGTTCAGGACAGTGCTGACCACACTCCTGCTGGCTGTTACCTCCTTTGCGATCGTCGGAGCCTACCTTTCCAACCAGATCGCCAATAACCTGTTCCAGGAGAGGCTGGCCCAAGCGGAGTCGGAGTCCCGATACAACGTAAAACAGGTTCAGGACACGTTCGACGGCGCACAGGTTACCGATCAGTCAAGCGTCATCACGTTGGTTTATGACACGTTGACCGCCGTGGAAGGCCGGGGCTCGGTGATCCAACGGCGCTACGTCTTTGAAGCTGTGCCGGAACAGACCAAACCCCGTAACCGCTGGGTTGAGTCGCGGGCCTCGGACCAGCTGACCGTCCGCGTCATTCCGCCCGAACTGCGAAAAGCCGTCCAGGACGGCGGCAAGCAACAGTTTTGGGCCTCCATGCAGTTCCCGGTGGGCAACGAGGACCGTCCAGGTATTGCTGTCGGAAACAAGGTAACGTTCAACGGCACTGCGTATGAGCTGTATCTGATCTACGACCTCAACACCGCCCAGAAAACCCTGGACGAAATCCAGAACGTCCTGTGGGCTGGTGGCGCAGCGCTCGTGCTCATGATCGGTGCCATCGCGTGGTATGTCACGCGCAACGTCGTCAGCCCAGTGAGCCACGCTGCCGTGGTATCGGAAAAGCTGGCGGCCGGCCAACTGCAAGAGCGCATGGTGGTCAAAGGTGAGGATGAGGTAGCCAGGCTCGGTGCCTCCTTCAACCATATGGCGGCCAGCCTGCAGGAGCAGATCACCCAGTTGGCCACGTTGTCCCAAATGCAGCAGAGGTTCGTCTCCGATGTCTCCCACGAACTGCGGACTCCCCTGACAACCGTCCGCATGGCCGCGGAGGTCCTTTACGACGCCCGTGAGGACTTTGACCCCATGAACAAGCGCTCAGCCGAGCTCCTTTATCACCAAGTGGAGCGCTTCCAGTCCTTGTTGTCGGATCTGCTGGAGATTTCGCGTTTCGACGCCGGTGCTGCCGTTTTGGACGCCGAACCGCAGGACATCTTCCAAGTGCTTTCGCACGTCATGGAGGGTGCAGCGCCCGTAGCCGCCGAATATGGCTCGGAGGTCCGCCTGAACGCCCGCCAGAAGAGCATCATCGTGGAAATGGACTCTCGCAGGATTGATCGAATCCTGAGGAACCTGCTCCTCAACGCCCTGGAGCACGGCGAGGGCAAGCCAATCCACATATCTGTCGCTGCCAATCATGATGCCGTGGCCGTGGCCGTGCGGGACCACGGCATCGGAATGAGCCAAGCGGAAGCAGCCAGGGTCTTCGACCGCTTTTGGCGGGCTGACCCGGCGCGTGCGCGTACAACCGGTGGAAGTGGATTGGGCTTGTCCATCGCGGCCGAAGACACCAAGCTGCATAACGGCTGGCTCCAGGCGTGGGGCCGCAAAGGCGCGGGCTCAAACTTCAGGTTGACCTTGCCACTAAGACGCGGGGGAACCATCCTCAAGTCGCCCCTTCAGTTGGAACCGGCGGACATCGAGATGCCAGGGGCTGCCAGCGAACGCCAGATGCTTGTCCTGGGCACGGGTTTTGGTGCTGGTAAAGGCAAATTCGACGCCGGAACTCCCCTTTCGGGTGACGACGGAAAGGGCGACGCATCATGA
- the mtrA gene encoding MtrAB system response regulator MtrA, whose protein sequence is MKARILVVDDDEALAEMIGIVLRNDGFEPVFCADGGQALEVFRSSKPDLVLLDLMLPGSDGIEVCRQIRGESDVPIVMLTAKSDTSDVVRGLESGADDYVPKPFKPAELVARVRARLRPGEQKAPETLRIADVTIDVAGHLVTRGGERISLTPLEFDLLVALARKPWQVFTRELLLEQVWGYRHAADTRLVNVHVQRLRSKIERDPEAPEVVLTVRGVGYKAGS, encoded by the coding sequence ATGAAGGCACGCATTCTGGTAGTTGACGACGACGAAGCGCTCGCAGAGATGATTGGTATTGTCCTGCGCAATGATGGCTTCGAGCCGGTATTCTGCGCAGACGGCGGCCAGGCACTGGAGGTGTTCCGTTCGTCCAAACCCGATTTGGTGCTCTTGGATCTGATGCTTCCCGGTTCGGATGGCATTGAAGTATGCCGCCAGATCCGTGGAGAATCGGACGTTCCCATCGTCATGCTCACCGCAAAATCGGACACCTCGGATGTTGTCCGCGGGCTTGAATCCGGTGCCGACGACTACGTGCCCAAGCCCTTCAAACCCGCCGAACTCGTGGCCCGTGTCCGTGCGCGCCTTCGGCCAGGTGAACAAAAGGCACCGGAAACCCTGCGGATTGCTGATGTAACCATCGACGTCGCCGGGCACCTGGTCACCCGCGGTGGAGAGCGTATCTCGCTGACCCCGCTGGAGTTCGACCTTCTGGTGGCCCTGGCCCGCAAGCCGTGGCAGGTCTTTACGCGTGAACTTTTGCTCGAACAGGTATGGGGATACCGCCATGCCGCGGACACCCGATTGGTCAATGTCCATGTTCAGCGTTTGCGCTCCAAGATTGAACGCGATCCGGAAGCGCCCGAGGTTGTATTGACGGTGCGTGGTGTCGGGTATAAAGCAGGTTCCTGA
- a CDS encoding DUF4129 domain-containing protein, producing the protein MREALSHLIPALAIAEPPVTPDRDQARRWAEEELSKAQYAQAQPSWLDQLWRDFLDWLSSLDGDGTTQGSDIAVPVIIALAVLLIVIAIFLVRPRLNAKRKAPVAGIYGKDSAVDAATYRKRALAAADDGDWPSAVVDQFRALVRSAEERDVIESRAGRTADEAAGHLGQAFAATQLRLLDAARLFDGVRYGKQAATRSDYDEVRKLDADLLALTPDFSGHGQHGFAVPR; encoded by the coding sequence ATGAGGGAGGCATTAAGCCACCTCATTCCCGCTTTGGCCATCGCTGAACCGCCGGTGACCCCGGACCGTGATCAGGCACGTCGTTGGGCCGAGGAGGAACTGTCCAAAGCACAGTATGCCCAGGCTCAGCCCAGTTGGCTGGACCAGCTTTGGCGCGATTTCCTGGACTGGCTCAGCTCCCTCGATGGTGACGGGACCACTCAGGGAAGTGACATTGCTGTTCCCGTGATCATTGCCTTGGCCGTGCTGCTCATTGTCATCGCAATCTTCCTTGTCCGTCCCAGGCTGAATGCAAAGCGAAAGGCCCCTGTTGCGGGCATTTACGGCAAGGACAGCGCTGTGGATGCCGCGACGTACAGGAAGCGTGCGTTGGCCGCGGCCGACGACGGCGACTGGCCTTCCGCCGTCGTCGATCAGTTCCGGGCCTTGGTGCGTTCCGCGGAGGAACGGGACGTCATTGAATCGCGTGCCGGCCGAACGGCGGATGAGGCCGCAGGCCACCTGGGTCAGGCTTTCGCTGCCACTCAACTCCGCCTTTTAGATGCCGCCCGCCTGTTTGATGGAGTCCGCTACGGAAAACAGGCCGCAACACGCTCGGATTATGACGAAGTGCGCAAGCTGGATGCGGATCTCCTGGCGTTAACCCCTGACTTCAGCGGCCATGGCCAGCACGGATTCGCGGTGCCGCGATGA
- a CDS encoding DUF4350 domain-containing protein: protein MVWIALGAVFAALVTYLVVERFSAPNDSRSLSAQNPAPDGAMALAEILGRHGVAITPTDKLDDTLAALSNAEDATVLLYDPRGFLDRSQLDDMKAAAGRVVVVAPRLRTLDGLDPDIRPGGVVPEATRILEPGCGHEDAEKAGPVSAQGPVYLGPGVCYATRGDGPGLYVASADGRVIVLGSPELLENQHLAAEGNAALAIRTLGKGRDLVWYTPGLTDVSADRSAPTLNELAPPWLAFAGPWLAIVAILAILWRGRRLGPLVFEPLPVVVQAAETAEGRARLYQDSRAVERAADNLRAGTFARLAKHFNLGADATRESIVDAVARRLGRQAPAIRWALIDSKPQTEGQLVQWAQQIERIEQEAMAQ from the coding sequence GTGGTTTGGATTGCCCTGGGAGCCGTGTTTGCCGCGCTGGTGACGTACTTGGTGGTGGAACGATTCTCGGCGCCCAATGACTCCCGATCCTTGTCTGCGCAAAATCCTGCTCCGGACGGAGCCATGGCCTTGGCCGAAATACTGGGGCGCCACGGTGTGGCCATAACCCCCACCGATAAGCTTGACGACACCTTGGCGGCACTTTCGAACGCCGAGGATGCCACCGTGCTGCTGTATGACCCCCGGGGTTTCCTGGACAGATCGCAGTTGGACGATATGAAGGCAGCAGCCGGACGCGTGGTGGTGGTCGCCCCCCGGCTGCGTACGTTGGATGGCCTCGATCCGGACATCCGTCCCGGCGGAGTGGTCCCCGAAGCAACAAGAATCCTTGAACCCGGCTGCGGCCACGAAGACGCGGAGAAGGCGGGACCTGTCTCCGCGCAAGGACCGGTGTACCTGGGGCCCGGCGTTTGCTACGCCACCCGCGGCGATGGACCTGGACTGTATGTGGCCTCCGCCGATGGGCGGGTCATTGTGCTGGGGAGTCCGGAGTTATTGGAAAACCAACACCTGGCTGCTGAAGGCAACGCCGCTTTGGCGATCCGGACCTTGGGCAAGGGCCGTGACTTGGTCTGGTACACACCAGGGCTCACGGACGTCTCGGCCGATAGATCCGCGCCGACGCTCAACGAACTTGCACCTCCATGGCTGGCGTTTGCGGGTCCGTGGCTCGCTATCGTAGCTATCCTTGCCATCCTCTGGCGTGGGCGACGTTTGGGACCGCTGGTCTTTGAACCACTTCCCGTGGTTGTCCAGGCTGCTGAAACAGCGGAAGGCCGTGCACGTCTCTATCAGGATTCACGTGCCGTGGAACGGGCAGCCGACAATTTGCGGGCAGGAACCTTTGCCCGGCTGGCCAAGCATTTTAATCTGGGGGCCGACGCTACGAGGGAGAGCATCGTCGACGCCGTGGCCAGGCGCCTCGGACGCCAAGCACCGGCGATCAGGTGGGCGTTGATTGATTCCAAGCCGCAGACAGAGGGACAACTGGTGCAGTGGGCACAACAGATCGAACGAATCGAACAGGAGGCGATGGCCCAATGA
- a CDS encoding MoxR family ATPase has product MSNQPNNYTASNNQYSGGAAQQVNDAHVGQPQVSHSPHGGQHSGTEDPARQSLLNVRNEVGKAVVGQDPTVTGMLIALLCGGHVLLEGVPGVAKTLLVRALSTALSLDTKRVQFTPDLMPGDVTGSLVYDSHSSEFTFREGPVFTNILLADEINRTPPKTQASLLEAMEERQVSVDGVSRPLPAPFIVAATQNPVEYEGTYPLPEAQLDRFLLKLTMPLPGRAEEIEVIRRHAGGFDPRNLAAAGVRPVAGAVELSNARAAVAQVSVAPEILAYIVDVVRATRSAPSFQLGVSPRGATALLNTSKAWAWLSGRPFVTPDDVKALSLPCLRHRVGLRPEAQMDGIQVDDILGSILASVPVPR; this is encoded by the coding sequence ATGAGCAACCAGCCGAACAACTATACGGCCAGCAACAACCAATACTCCGGTGGCGCGGCGCAACAGGTAAATGATGCACACGTAGGCCAACCACAGGTGAGTCACTCACCGCACGGCGGCCAGCACAGCGGGACGGAGGATCCTGCCCGGCAGTCCCTGCTGAACGTCCGGAACGAGGTTGGAAAGGCCGTGGTGGGGCAGGACCCCACGGTGACAGGCATGCTCATCGCTCTTCTTTGCGGCGGCCATGTCCTCCTGGAAGGCGTGCCCGGCGTTGCCAAGACCCTGTTGGTCAGGGCGCTGTCCACGGCCCTCAGCCTGGATACCAAGCGGGTACAGTTCACTCCCGATCTCATGCCTGGTGACGTGACGGGCTCCTTGGTGTACGACTCGCATTCATCGGAATTCACTTTCCGGGAGGGCCCGGTTTTCACCAACATCCTGCTGGCCGACGAAATCAATCGAACGCCGCCCAAAACCCAGGCCTCGCTCTTGGAAGCAATGGAAGAACGCCAGGTTTCGGTGGATGGAGTATCCCGGCCCCTGCCTGCCCCGTTCATAGTGGCCGCCACCCAGAATCCGGTGGAATACGAAGGAACCTATCCACTGCCAGAGGCCCAACTGGACAGGTTCCTCCTCAAACTGACCATGCCCCTACCGGGCAGGGCCGAAGAAATCGAGGTGATCCGCCGGCACGCGGGCGGGTTCGATCCCCGGAACCTGGCCGCAGCCGGCGTGCGGCCGGTGGCTGGCGCCGTCGAGCTTTCCAACGCCCGCGCGGCCGTGGCGCAGGTGTCTGTGGCCCCGGAAATCCTGGCCTACATTGTGGATGTGGTCCGGGCTACCAGGTCAGCCCCGTCCTTCCAGCTTGGCGTCTCGCCTCGTGGAGCCACTGCCCTCCTGAACACGTCAAAGGCTTGGGCCTGGTTGTCCGGGCGGCCCTTCGTGACGCCGGACGACGTCAAGGCTTTGTCGCTGCCGTGCCTCAGGCACCGCGTAGGCCTGCGTCCTGAGGCCCAGATGGATGGCATCCAGGTTGACGACATCCTCGGCAGCATCCTGGCCTCCGTGCCGGTACCGCGTTGA